One Carettochelys insculpta isolate YL-2023 chromosome 1, ASM3395843v1, whole genome shotgun sequence genomic window, AGACATCCGGGTTCCTGTGGGTAGTTGTGCTTGGCCCGGCCGGAGCGAAGATGGCGGTGGAGTCGCGGGTTACGCAGGAGGAGATTAAGAAAGAGCCGGAGAAGCCCATCGACAGGGAGAAGGTATCGCGGGGCgctggcggggccggggccggggccggggccggggctggggctgacgCTGACGCTGACGGCCTGTGCTCCCCCCGCAGACGTGCccgctgctgctgagggtctTCACCACCAACAACGGGCGGCACCACCGCATGGACGAGTTCTCCCGCGGCAACGTGCCCTCCAGCGAGCTGCAGATCTACACCTGGTGAGCCGCGTTATCCCCCTTGCCCGGCGTTGCTGGGCCTACAGCGGCATGAGGCCTCCGCAGCGCCCGCCCAGGCAGAGACCCTGGGCAGCCGGGCGTGGCTTGGGCTTGGGTTTAGTCCTAGGGTTGGTCTGCGGCCTCGGGCGGCAGTTGCGGGCGTAGGTGTTGTCAGTCACACCCGCCCTTGGCGGCGGCCGCTGAAGGAAGaaggctgctgctgtcctgcGGTGACGTCGTCTCGTCTGCAGTGACAGGCTTTTGGCTCCCATTGGAGCCCAGACCAGCCTAGGTAACAGCTAACTGCAGGTGGAACCTCTttcgtccggcaacatccctaatccTGCGAGatgttgttatttagctggatTACTGTTTACCAGGGCTCTGGTCAATTttctgtggtcctgtaaagtttgttcacaaccaccagtcccggctctctgtctgtgctgttatttagctgtattttactcctaaggctgtgtctagattgctgagcgTTGTCACAAAAATACACAGATTGCCCTATGTATTtgcgtatctcctgctgacagctctgtcaggagaggctttcctgacacttGGCCTGTCCACAaaaggccaaatgtcaggaaacccCCCTTTGCTGAGATATCTCTTTCTCATGGAACGAGGAAGACTGGAATGTCAGCAGAAGTCTGCAGTTTAGACAAAATAGAAGACATGGTAGAAGCCTGCAATCCAGACAGagcctaatgtcttctaagagcccagtggaaGTGTGTGTAATACTGTTAGATAACATTGATCCCTTGTtgggcatcagtcaggtcctgaggatgtcaaattagagaggctcaacctgtagaggTTATTACTAGCCATCTGAGTTCTTAAACTTTACTGCACTGTGATCCCCTTCTGAGAACAAAAATTAATACTTGACCCTGGTTGGTGGACCAAAGCCCTACTGTCCTGAGCAGAGTGAACCAAAACTGAAGCAGAAGAGTTTCAGTCCTGGGCACTGGGGCTTTTATTTGAACCTGTGTCCAGGACCAAAGCTCTTAGGTGTCTTTCAGCCCCCCGTGGTGGGGCTTGGGGTTTGACCCCAACAAGTCTAAGTCAGTCCTTGTGATTTCATTAAAATGCGGCGGTGAGCCACTTGTGGGTTCTGAGTCACAGTTTAAGAATTGCTGCTTGAGATCTGTATTTGATGTGTGTCAGCTTTTCAGAATTCTTATTTTCAGATTATTTGGTGTGAATGCACAATGCAAAAAAAATCTTATGATGACATACTTGTGCATTTAAAATTCTTTATTCCAAAGTTAATTTAAACACTACTTTGTCCTGCAAACTGTTTGTTTTGGCTCCCAGTAATAAGTGAAGCCACGCCAACATTTTTACTTCTGTTGAAAAGGTATATGAACAAAACACAACCTGAAGTGACATGTTTTCCAGAATAAGTGTTCATGTGCTCAGCACTGTGTCAGTGAGATACATGTGTCCACAGTGGCCACTTGTGGAGCTGCTTTAGTTAAGCTGGCAGAAGAGCTGTCTTCCATCTGTATAGAGCAGCTATGCAAGCTACCATTGGTGCAACTATGGGGCTGTAATTTTGTAAATACAGCAGTGACCTAAGTTTAGTTCCATGTCTTCTGAAAACTACAAAAAGTCTTTCCAAAATGCTAACTATTGTATACAAAGTGTATTCTTAATTTTTCTGGTATGTTTTGTGCGTTTTTCACATATGTAGTTTGCATGTGATGTTTTGTGAATTGTGGAGAAAGGGTTATCTCTGGGGTTAGGTAGCAACAAATGTTCTTCATGAGCTGCTTTTAGTCCCTTAAGTGTAATCTGGAAAACTAGTTTAGCCCAAAACTTGCCAGAATTACTCTTCAGAAACTTTATTTCCCTTCAACATTTGGAGAATGTTAGACTTAGTTATGTTTAGTCTTGCTGCTCCTGACTTAAGATTGAACTTTGTCTAAAACTTCTTTGGCAGCATCTACCCTGGCAgtttttgatgacaaaactgggcttttgtcaacaaaacttgctgagtGATTAGGTATAGTGCCTGTCAGCAGTATTTTGTTGACAGCGtgcctgtgtagatgcttcaggtgacagagaggacttcgggttccctaggcagccctgtttgcagagcttccagtcagctgttctgttgacagagggctggtcAGTCTGGctgcgctctttcgatctgcttttgtgtgtagatgctagcaagtcgacagaagttttgctggggttTTTCTGACagagacatctgttgacagaagctgcctgtgtagatatagcctttttCTCCAGGTCTCTTGTTACTACAGGCTGGACCTCCCAAGTTTGGCAAACTCACGACTGGACTAGTCACAAATGGTTGCCAGCGCTTTCCAGGCTTGCCAGATGCTGGTTTAGGCCCTCTGGCCCAACTGCTGAGCTCCGACACCAGCCCTGACCATATTggtgctggctccagctctggccctgcagccggaCACCAGATCCAGCCATGACCGCCCTGTTGCTGGACACCAGCCCCTCTACCATTGGGGTCCCGCTCCCAGGACTccggtctagcaacatccatgttCAGGGCTTTAGCCTTGACTGTAAATGTGATTTGGTCTCTCAGGATAGTAACCATGATTTTATTATAAGGTTaacttttttggattttttttctctgttgtgtgtgcgcgtgtatatttaaaaaaaaaattcaaatgacaGCTTCTTACTTTATATTAGAAGTACTGACTGCGATCTTGGCTTCTGTGCAGTAGACATGTTACAACTGTATATTGACAGAGGATCCCTATTGTGAGGAGTTCATAATCAAAATAGTACCTTGGTAGCTGAGCCAGGATTAGAACCCAAGCCTATTAGACTGTTTTTAATTGATGTCTTATGCTGTCATGTTTTGAGTGACATGTTCAGAATGTTTTGAAGAACTGTTTTTTAgattaaatcatttaaaaatggatACTTATTTAAGTCTGTGAAGTGACTAACATGAAATGCATAGTACATAGGAATACATACGTATATAAAAACCCCACGCTCCTGAAATGTGAACTGTTTCTTTGTGTGTCCATGCTGTTTTTGTAAGTGATAGTACCTAGTTAAACTTGTCACTTGTCTTAAATGAGGTTTGAAATTTTTGTATATTTAAGAACAACCAGATGTTTGTAatttgtctttcttttttaaaatctaggaTGGATGCAACTTTAAAAGAGTTGACCAGTTTAGTGAAAGAGGTCTACCCAGAAGCACGGAAGAAAGGCACACACTTTAATTTTGCAATTGTTTTTACAGAACTAAAGAGACCTGGCTATAGGTAAGTGACACTCCTTGTCCAGCTTCATGGAATATTTCAGTCAGCAGAGCTGTAAACTGATTTTCATAAACACTGAAGTATATCATCTGAAATCTagtcctaatttaaaaaaaaaaaatagaaaactgtATGGGGAATGCAATACTTCAAAAGGTTTTGTCCACTCCTTTCCAAAACAATGAACAAGTGTTTGCCTAATCTGCTTGTCACCTCATAGGCAATTATCCAGGAAGCGTAACTGCAATGAAGGGTTCGTCTCTGATGGTATGGGGAGTGACTAGATTCTCTAATCAGTGCTTATTATCTTAGGACTGATGATTTAATCATAACGGTTGCATGCCCATCAGTGACATAGGCTTTACTTGTTACCAACCAGTTATAGGGCAATGAATGTGTTTTGCTTTGTCGTTAGTGTTTTCCTTACTAGTCTTGTCCCTTTTAACCTGGCAGTTTTCTCTGAGCTAAAATTTAATGTAAGTTTAAGATGATTTCTGGATGCTGAGTTGTGCTCCGTCTCTAGTGAAGACAgtgtgactatgtctacactagaagcatctgtctacagaagttaccgttggaagcgatgttctgacaaaacttctgctgacaggtcgtgtctacacataaaagcagattgatcttttgacctgctctgtcaacagaagggccccctggaacaaCTACATGGCATTTTCTGTCAACACACACATgcgctgagttttgtcaacaaaagtctagGGTAGACGTAGTCTGTGTATTGAGTGAGGGGTGCCATCTTCATAGTCAACTAGTTGAAGAGggttttggggcaggggagggggagaaaaactTAAAGCTTATATAAGGCCTGTATTAGGACCTTACATGAGTTTCCATTTTcttctatttatttgtttttcatttcctcCCTACAGAGTGAAGGAGATTGGGAGCACAATGTCAGGCAGAAAAGGCACAGATGATTCCATGACACTGCAGTCTCAGAAGTTCCAGATTGGAGACTACTTGGATATAGCAATTACGCCTCCAAACCGTGCACCACCTCCATCAGGACGCATGAGACCATACTAAGTGACAGTGTCACTTTCTTTAAAACTGTCCACGTATATTTCTATTGGTAGTAGTTGCTGCTTGAAAcaggctttttttattttattgccaAGTAAGAACATGTGAAACACATTTAAGTCTTTGAAGCATGGGTTACTTGTAATTCTGAATTTTCTTTCCTAAACAAATTTAATCTTTAGGCTGCTTTATAATCTTTCATTGTAGTTATGGCTTGAAAAGTAGGAATGTTCAGTGTTTCAAGCTTTCTAAAATATGAGCGGCATATAAGCATTCTTATTATTCTGTTTGGGG contains:
- the SAP18 gene encoding histone deacetylase complex subunit SAP18 translates to MAVESRVTQEEIKKEPEKPIDREKTCPLLLRVFTTNNGRHHRMDEFSRGNVPSSELQIYTWMDATLKELTSLVKEVYPEARKKGTHFNFAIVFTELKRPGYRVKEIGSTMSGRKGTDDSMTLQSQKFQIGDYLDIAITPPNRAPPPSGRMRPY